From a region of the Sorex araneus isolate mSorAra2 chromosome 10, mSorAra2.pri, whole genome shotgun sequence genome:
- the LOC101551494 gene encoding taste receptor type 2 member 140-like codes for MVSVTEITILIVLSAVSFVGILGNSFIVLITCMDWIKRRKMSPVDQVLAALAISRMAMLSVLLINSYAFVFASTIYVTEETLKVIAYAWTVTNHFSIWLATSLSIYYFLKIASFPNSIFLYLKWRVSKVVSVVLLVTLTFLIINMALVDMLIDDWFHDSQRNMTHSSRMSDFPQFSKRIIFTNTMFTLGPFSVTLTIFLLLIFSLWRHLRRVLHSGKDCQDASTKAHFKAMQSVIAFLVLYAAFFLSLLMSSCNSDMLGKNQNTLLCQTTGSVYPAGHSCALILGNRKLRQAFLSVLWWLGVRVRGGAPSRS; via the coding sequence ATGGTCAGCGTCACAGAAATTACAATTCTAATCGTTCTAAGTGCGGTATCCTTTGTAGGAATTCTGGGAAATAGCTTCATAGTGCTGATTACCTGCATGGACTGGATCAAGAGAAGAAAGATGTCTCCAGTAGACCAGGTGCTCGCTGCTCTGGCCATCTCCAGAATGGCTATGCTCTCAGTATTACTAATAAATTCATATGCATTCGTCTTTGCCTCAACTATATACGTGACTGAAGAAACGTTAAAGGTGATTGCTTATGCCTGGACAGTCACCAATCATTTCAGCATCTGGCTTGCTACAAGTCTCAGCATCTATTATTTTCTCAAGATAGCCAGTTTTCCCAACTCCATCTTTCTCTACCTAAAGTGGAGAGTGTCAAAGGTGGTTTCCGTGGTCCTGCTGGTGACCTTGACCTTCTTGATCATTAATATGGCCTTGGTGGACATGCTTATTGACGACTGGTTCCATGATTCTCAAAGGAACATGACTCACAGTTCCCGAATGAGCGACTTCCCACAATTTTCCAAACGTATTATATTCACTAACACCATGTTCACTCTTGGACCCTTTTCCGTGACCCTGACTATTTTTCTCCTGCTGATCTTCTCCCTGTGGCGACATCTCAGGAGGGTCCTGCACAGTGGCAAAGACTGCCAAGATGCCAGCACCAAGGCACACTTCAAGGCCATGCAGAGTGTCATTGCCTTCCTTGTGCTCTATGCCGctttctttctgtcccttttAATGTCATCTTGCAACTCTGACATGCTAGGGAAAAACCAGAACACACTGTTGTGCCAGACCACTGGAAGTGTTTACCCCGCGGGACACTCGTGTGCCTTGATTCTGGGCAATCGTAAGTTGAGACAGGCCTTTCTCTCTGTGCTCTGGTGGTTGGGGGTCCGAGTCAGAGGTGGAGCACCCTCTCGCTCATAG